The Flavobacterium sp. N2270 genome contains the following window.
GAAAATATGAATCAAATGGTTATTTCTACACATATGATGATACATGGAGTGGGCCAGGAACAACTACAATTGAAGGAACAGGTTATTATCCTCAAGCAGGGATAAACTTCCTTCTAGGAATGGCTTTGAAATTCTAAAATTGTTCAGTTAAGTTTAAAGTTAAACCCTGTAAGATTTTTTTACAGGGTTTTAATTGTAAATTCTTAGACTTGTAGAGTTTATTTTTTCAACTCTATATTTTTTCATTGAATATTGTTGTCCTTCTGCCTGACCGTTAAAAAAACTATACTGAGCACTATCACAAGAACATAAAGCCTTAATACCGTTTATAGACATAGTAGAACAACTACTTAAAGCTTGATTAGGACATGCAGCTTCATATGCAACATAATTTTCATTACCAGTATTAAAAACAAAAATTCCTCTAATGCCAGCTCCTGCAGTATTAACATAAATAGCATTTGCTGTGTATAATACCTGACTATATTGAGGTAAATTTAAATTTAATGTAGTTGAAAAGCTATAATTTGGCAGATAAGGGTTGTTGTTGTCAAAAGAATCTTCACTACAGCCAAATAAAAGAGGCAATAAAATAAGTAATAAGTGTTTTTTCATAATTACAAATTTAAATTAATTTTAATAAAGTAATTGAGATGCAGAATATAATTTCAAAATTATTTTAGTATCTTTGTTACAAGGAATCCCATTTATGTGGGATTCTTTCTATTTTTATAAACGATGAAGTTATGAGTAAAGTATCATATTATACGGCAGAAGGGTTAAAAAAATTAAGAGATGAATTAGATCACTTAAAAAGTATTGAGCGCCCTAAAGCTTCACAGGATATTGCAGACGCAAGAGACAAAGGTGATTTGTCTGAAAATGCAGAGTACGACGCAGCAAAAGAAGCACAAGGGTTATTGGAGATGAAAATTTCTAAAATGGAAGAAGTTGTGGCTAATGCAAGATTAATTGATGAATCGCAATTGGATCTTTCAAAAGTTCTTGTTTTGTCAACGGTTAAAATTAAAAATCAAGTTAACGGTATGGAAATGATCTATACTTTAGTTGCTGAAAGTGAAGCGGATTTAAAAACAGGGAAAATCTCTGTAACTTCTCCTATTGGAAAAGGTTTGTTAGGAAAAAGTGTTGGAGATGTTGCTGAAATAAGTGTTCCAAATGGAGTTATTAAGTTTGATATTGTTGAAATTACAAGAAGCTAAATTATGGCAAGTATTTTTACTAAAATTGTAAACGGAGAAATCCCATGTTATAAAATTGCTGAAGATGAAAATTTTCTAGCTTTTTTAGACGTAAACCCTAATGCAAAAGGGCATGCACTTTGTATTCCAAAACAAGAAATTAATAAGATTTTTGATATGGAAGAAGATTTGTACATGGGTTTAATGGCTTTTTCTAGAAAAGTAGCAAAAGCACTTGAAAAAACAATTGAATGTAAAAGAATTGGTGTTGCTGTTGTAGGTTTAGAAGTGCCACACGTTCATGTTCATTTAATTCCACTACAAGATATGGATGATATGCGTTTTCAGCGAAAAGTAACACTTAAAACTGAAGAATTTGAAGATATCGCAAATAGAATAGCAAAAAATATGTAACTTAAATCCTGAAATTTTTCAGGATTTTTTATTTTAATCAATTATGGAAACTATTTTTAAAAGACAACAAGATTTTTTTAATACTAATCAAACAAAAAATATTGAGTTTAGAAAAAAGCAATTAAAAAAATTAAAAACTGTTTTGTTAAACAATAATTCCTTGCTAAATGAGGCTACTTTTAAAGATTTTAAAAAATCAGCTTTTGAAAATTATACCACAGAAATTAGCTTGCTTATTCATGAGATTGACTTGGCGTTAAGTGGTTTGTCTTCTTGGTCAAAAAGAAAAAAGGTAGCAACAAATTTCGCAAATTTCCCTGCTAAATCATATATTATACCAGAACCTTTAGGTACAGTCTTAGTAATAGGTGCTTGGAATTACCCTATTCAATTGTCTATTGCGCCTGTAATTGCTGCTATTGCTGCAGGAAACACCATTGTTTTAAAACCAAGCGAGATAGCTTCTCACGTAAGTAAAGCCTTAGCAAAATTGATAAATTTTAACTTTGAAGAAAATTATTTTCATGTGGTTGAAGGCGGAATAGCTGAAACTACAGAATTATTACATTTTAAATTCGATAAAATATTTTTTACAGGAAGTTCAACTGTTGGTAAAATTGTATATCAGGCTGCTGCAAAAAATTTAATTCCAGTTACTTTAGAGTTAGGTGGAAAAAGCCCAACAATTGTAGCTAAAGATGCTAATTTAAAGATGGCTGTAAAACGTATTGTTTGGGCAAAATTTTTAAATGCAGGTCAAACCTGCATTGCTCCAGATTATATTTTTGTAGATGAATCTATTGAAAAGCACTTTTTAGAATTATTAAAACTAGAAATTGTAAAAGCCAATTATAGTATACAAAATGATAATTATGTTCAAATTATTAACGATAAAAATGTGCAACGTTTGACAAGGTTAATTAATACAGATAAAGTTTTTTTTGGAGGACAAGTACATGAAAAAGAACGACTTATTGAGCCTACAGTAATGCATAATTGTACGTTTAATGATCTAGTTATGCAAGAAGAAATTTTTGGACCTATATTGCCAGTGATTAAGTATACAAATATTAATGAAGTAATAGTAAAGATTAAATCTTTGCCAAAACCATTATCTTGTTATGTTTTTACAGAGAGTAATTCAGTTAAAAATACTGTTTTAAATGAAATTTCCTTTGGAGGAGGGGCTGTTAATGATGCTATTATGCATATTTCTAATTCTAATTTACCTTTTGGAGGAGTTGGAAATAGTGGTATGGGAAGTTATCATAGTAAATATGGTTTTGATACTTTTTCTCATTATAAAAGTATTTTAGACAAACCTACTTGGCTAGAGTTTAATTTTAAATATTCACCTTATACTAATTTAAAGAAGAAGCTTATAAAGTTATTGTTAGGTTAAGGTTTTTTAAAACTTAACTGCATAGTAGTGCCTTTTCCAATTTCAGATTGAGCTACTTTTATTCTTCCTTTATGGTATTCTTGTACAATTCTTTTGGTTAAAGACAAACCTAATCCCCAACCTCTTTTTTTGGTTGTAAAACCAGGTTCAAATACTTTGTTGAATTGATTTTTTGGAATTCCTTTGCCAGAATCTTTAATTCTAAGTTTTACTATATTATTTGATTCTTCAATTGTTATATCTAATTTTCCTTTTCCTTTCATTGCGTCAATTGCATTTTTAACTAAATTTTCAATAGTCCAACTATGTAATGCTGGGTTCAATTCAATGTAAATAGGTTCTTTAGGAACTTTAATAGTGAAAACAACTTGTTTTGATGTTCTAGATTTTAAATATTCAATTGAATTCAAAGTTTCTTCAATAAAATCTTTTTTCTCTAATACAGGTTCCGAACCAATTTTAGAAAAACGATCGGTTATTGTTTGTAATCGGTTAATATCTTTTTCAATTTCAGATAACGTACTTTCTTCTATGTTTTCCATTTTTAAGAGTTCAAGCCAGCCGATTAATGAAGATAAAGGAGTTCCTATTTGATGTGCTGTTTCTTTTGCCATTCCTGCCCATAATTTATTTTGAGTTGCCATTTTTGTAGCTCTGTAAAAGTTATAAACAACAGCTCCAAATAAAATAATGATTAACAAAAGCGCAATAGGATAGTATTTTAATTTATTTAATAATGAAGAATTGCCATAATAAAGCAACTGGTAATTATTTTCAGAAAGCTCCATTTTAATAGGTTCATTTTCTGTTTTTAATGTTTTTAACAAGTTAGATAAGGCAATACTGTCTGCTTGAACTTCTTCATCAATATTGTTAGAATTGATTATTTTATTTTCGCTATTTGTTAGAATCATTGGACTTGATGAGTTCGCGCTAATTATCTGAAGAGGTAATTCTACTTCGGTATTTTCATTAGCATTTACTAATGTTTTTTGTGCAGTTGCCCACAATTCCATTTTGGTTCTTTCTTCAACTTTAAAAATTTGAAAAAAGTTATAGGTATTCCATAAAATTAGAATAACAATAAAAAAAGAGGCTAATATGATGAACCAACGTGAAATATTTCGCTTTTCGGAAAACTGCATAAATAGAATTTGTTAGTAAAAATACTAAAATTGTATCAACTTATACACTTCTAAATTATTTCAAAAAAGTATCTTTGTAAAAACTTTATTAACATGTTGTCAATCAATCCAAAAGAAATAGAACCAGCAAAACTGCAAAGTTATTTGCAAAGTGCAGTTGCACCAAGACCTATTGCGTTTGCTAGTACACTTGATGAAAATGGTACGCCAAATTTATCTCCTTTTAGTTTTTTTAATGTATTCAGTTCAAATCCACCTATATTGATATTTTCTCCTGCAAGAAGGGTTAGAAATAATACAGTTAAACATACATTAATAAATGTTCAGAATACAAAAGAAGTTGTAATAAACATAGTTAATTATGATATTGTACAACAAATGTCTCTTTCAAGTACAGAATATCCAGATGGCGTAAATGAATTTGAAAAGTCAGGGTTAACAATGGTTGCTTCAGATGTTGTAAAACCATTTAGAGTTGCTGAAAGTCCGGTTCAGTTTGAATGCAAGGTAAACGATATTATTGCGCTTGGGAATCAAGGTGGAGCAGGGAATTTGGTTATTTGTGAAGTAGTTAAAATACATATTCATGAAGCGGTTTTAGATGCTAATGGTATGATTGATCAACATAAAATTGATTTGGTTGCAAGAATGGGTGCCAACTGGTACTCTCGTTCAAATGTAGGTATGTTTGAGGTTGAAAAACCATTATCTACTTTAGGAATTGGAGTTGATAATGTTCCAGATTTTGTAAAACAAAGCTCAATTTTTAATGGAAATGATTTAGGGAAGTTAGGAAATATTGAAGCTATTCCTACAGAAGAAGAAATTGCTATATTTGTAAAAGAAAATTTTGAGATAAAAGGAATTTTAAGTGCTGATGATGCTCAAAAGCAATTGAAAAAAGCAAAAGAATATTTAGATAATAACGAAGTACTAACCGCTTGGAAAGTGCTTTTAGCAAAACAATAAATTAATAGTAAGATGGAAGTAACAGGAAAGATTAAATTGATTAATGATGTACAACAAATTAGTGCTTCATTTAAGAAAAGAGAATTAGTAGTGACTACTGAAGAGCAATATCCTCAAATGATAATGATTGAGTTTACTCAAGATAAATGTGATTTATTAAACAATTATAATGTTGGGGAACCAGTTAAAGTCTCAATTAACTTAAGAGGAAGAGAATGGATTAATCCACAAGGTGAAGCGAAGTATTTCAACTCTATTCAAGGATGGAGAATTGAAAAATTAGCAGCGCAAGCGCCTGCAGGAAATGTACCGCCAATGCCAGCTGCTGATGCTTTTGAACCAGCAACTAATTTTAATGAAGAAGAACACGACGATTTACCTTTCTAATATTTAGAAGTTTTAATTTAGAAGTCAGAAATTTGATGTTTATTAATTTTCTGACTTTTTTTGTAGTTATTTTTTGAAATTGTCATTGAAATTGAAAAATGTATTTCCTAACTAAAGAACTTTATTTTCCACCTGTAGAAGAAACTTCACCTGAAGGCATTTTGGCTGTTGGCGGAGATTTGTCGCCAGAGCGGTTAATGTTGGCTTATAAAAGCGGTATTTTTCCTTGGTTTGAAGATGATGAACCTATTTTATGGTGGTCTCCAGAAGAACGCATGGTATTGTTTTTCGATGATTTGAAAATTTCAAAAAGCATGCGTAGTATTTTAAAGAAAAATGAATTTAAAATTACTTTTAATAAAGACTTTAAAGCGGTAATTACCAATTGTCAACAAGCAAAAAGAGTTGGTCAAAACGGAACTTGGATTACCGATGACATGATAAATGCCTATTGTAAATTACATGAGTTAGGTTATGCAAAATCTGTAGAGGTTTGGAAGAACGAAGAACTCGTTGGTGGTTTATACGGAATAGACTTAGGTGATGTTTTTTGTGGTGAAAGTATGTTTTCTAAAGTTTCAAACGCTAGTAAAGTTGCTTTTATAACACTGGCTCAAAAGCTAGAAAAAGCAAATTATAAATTAATAGATTGCCAAGTGCATAATAGTCATTTAGAAAGTCTGGGTTGTGTAGAAATTGACCGTGAAGAGTTTATGGCAATTTTGAAGTTTTAATTAATGATAATTTTTCTATTAGTTAATTTGATGTTTGAAATTGAACTTGATTTTTACTTTCTAAAACTTCTTCAAACTCCTTACATACAATTCTTCTACTTTTTTTCTCGCCCAATCGGTTTTTCGTAAAAAAGTTAAACTCGATTTTACAGACGGATTCTCTTTAAAACATTTTATGTTTATCAATTCTCCTAAAGTATCAAATCCGTAAAAGTCGACCAGTTGTTCTACAATAGTTTTTAAAGATTTTCCGTGTAATGGATCGTTACTCATTTTAATTATTTTTTCGGGTGAAACAATCCACAACATGGTCGTTTACCATTCCTGTGGCTTGCATGTGTGCGTAAACTACAGTTGAACCTACAAACTTGAAACCGCGTTTTTTTAAATCTTTACTCAACGCATCTGAAAGTGGAGTAGTTGCTGGAACATCTTTTAAAGTTTGTGGTTTGTTGTCAATAGGTTTTCCATCAACAAAAGCCCAAATGTATTTTGAAAAACTTCCAAATTCTTCCTGTATTTTTATAAACGCTTGCGCATTGCTTACCGCAGATTTTATTTTCAACTGATTTCTAATGATTCCGGTGTCTTCAATTAAAATATGAAGTTTCTTATCGTTATAAGCAGCAACTTTCTTTACATCAAATTGATCAAAAGCTTTTCTAAAATTCTCTCTTTTTTTAAGAATGGTATGCCAGCTTAGACCTGCTTGAAATGTTTCTAAAATTAGAAATTCAAATAACGTTGCATCGTTATAAACAGGTTTTCCCCATTCGTTATCATGATAATTTCTATATAAATCATCTTTTTCGCACCAAGCACATCTGTTTTTATTCATCATACTAATATTCTTCATATTCTTCAACATATTCTAAAGCATCACTTAGTTTTCCATGTGTTACTCTTATGTGGTCTTCATTTAAAGATTCGTCAATTTTCTTTTTTATAATTTCATCAATTTCATCTTCTTCTAAATAACTTTGATCGCCCAAAACCTGAAAAGCATTTGTAACTAAATTATCATTATTGGTAACAAAAGCAATTCCGGTAATTTTTTCTTTATTGTAATTATAAGAATCGTTGCTAATTGATGTTTTTTTGAAGAAGTAGTATTTAATATCAGTGCTATTAAATCTCATTTTCTTAGTTGAATAAATTGACAAAGAATCTTTTTTAGGATCAATACTTTCAAAATAGTTTATGGCAGATTTTGCAATATCTTCACTATTAAAGTTATTAATTAACTCTCTTTGCTTTGTATGATAAAGCATTTGAATTCCTCTAAATTTAATTTTCGGATTTGCTAGAATCTTTAAAGCTAACGAATTTTCAATATGCTTGTCATTTTTTAACTGAAGTTTTGCAATTGCTAAATCTATTTCATCAATTTCTAAATCTCTTGCTTTATTAAACAATTCTGCAATTGTTTTTTCTTTTTTAAATGAATATAATATGTTTAAATAATCTTCTAAGTCAGATGTAGGTGCATAGTTGTCATAAGAGTTTTCATCTTCATTTTTAATTAACTGTTTGTTTTTCCAACTGGTAAGTCTTTTTACTTCTAATTTTGCATTGGTTAAAAGCATTTTTTTGAATGACTTTAGTTTTTTAGAGTTTACCATTTCATTGCTAATTAATTGATTTGTAAATTCAATTATTGGACTATGGTATTCTTGTATGCTATAAAATTGAAATATATCTGGAAATAAAACTTGACTATTTTCTAAATCAGTTTCAAAATAGTTAAATAATCCTTTTATCTCATAACTATTGTCTGATATGGGTAAATCGTATTCTAAAAGCGACAAAATCTTTTTGTAAGCTTCTTTGCTTTCTTGAAAAGTTAATGCTCTTAAAACAGATAATTGTAATACTGTATTTACGTTTGGTTTCTTGTAAACGCTCTCTAAAAACGGAATTACTTTTGGAGATTTTACTCTTCCTAATTTTTCATATAAGTCACCTAAAATTTCAGTTTCGTCATTGTTGAATTTAAAATTAGATAAGAAATATTGAAATTTTTGTAAATCTTGTTCTTTTAAAGTCAAATAATGGATAGATTTTAGAGCTGAAAATCTAATGCTATCATGTGAACTCATGGCGTCGTTCATGAAAACTTCCAGTTTATTGTCAAAAACACTGTTTTTATAAACTGTATCTAAAAGTGTAAAAGAATTAAATGTTTTTTCAATGAATGAATTTTCATTTTTATACTCCTTATTTACTAATGTTTTTAAAACATAAAAAGTTCCATCCCTAAAAACGGCTTTATACTTTATAGCTTGTTTTGAGTTTTCTTTTGAAACCAAAGCATTAAACGTACTAATTTTTGTTTTATAATCGGTTTCTATGTTTTCAGAAATAATAGTTAATTTTGGTTCGTTTTTTTTATTTCTAAAAACAATATCATCCCATCTTGAAGCTGCGAAATTAGAATGTGAATCATTATTCTCTATTACATCTAGTACGCTTATATGTTCATTATCTTCATTAGTTTCTGTTGAATTTTTTCTGGTTATTAATTTTCTATAATTTTTCCAAATGGAATCAATACTAACCTCGCTTTCGTATTTGTGATATTGGTTGTAGTTTAATTCTATTAAATTTCCTGTAGAAGACAAGAATTCATAATTTTTATAAGTTGAAGTAAAGTAATTTTTTTTCTTAGTAGAATTATAATATTTCTTTTCAGTAATAAAATCTAAATGTTGGTTTTGTTTTTTTGGAATTTCTATTTTAAATTGAGCAACAGTGTCTTTGAAAGTTCTGTATTCTTCATTGTTTAATGTTGGTTTAAATAGGAATGAGTTGAAAAATTTATTGGTATTTTCTTTACTTGCATTTATTGTTCCAAGCAAATAGTATTTATTTCCTTTCATTAATGTTTTTAATTCTATTTTCTTATCACCAATTGTTGATTTTGATGTAAAATAGAAATTCTCATTATTAAAATGAGTATTAGTTGAGTCTAAATTATGCTGATTGTAAAATTCATATTGAATTCTTTTTAATTCAAATTTTGAGTCTTCAAGGTTATAATTGTCTTGCAGTGTTTTTTCAATTAAGA
Protein-coding sequences here:
- a CDS encoding VF530 family protein, which translates into the protein MSNDPLHGKSLKTIVEQLVDFYGFDTLGELINIKCFKENPSVKSSLTFLRKTDWARKKVEELYVRSLKKF
- a CDS encoding TraB/GumN family protein; the protein is MKKYIFFFSLFYFTSFAQEKKYQSLLWEVSGNGLQKNSYIYGTMHVSEKVSYHLSDAFYTHLLNADIIANESEPRTWTELFDLFSFYSKYRKNNAFYTNFYLTPLKRDELYSLFQSTNYNLIGLLSRTNETNKEYQEETYLDMFIYRTGRKYNKKTIGLEDVKTSTINIMKAEAEMDNSEVEKNYQAILKILKNKPYNEALVDFYREKDLDMIDSLTVLSSPKSYLKALLFDRNIEMVTNMEINMKQGSLFSAIGAAHLPGKKGVIEMLREKGYKVTPIFDNYTEKGKALKKKIEDNFIKPELKLKTTADGMITFPVFDVVLESDENVESPDLANGGYINFKRTYLNDFLNKNNKTFNPKTLDSLFYENIPGEIISKKSYTEKNYLVYDIKNKTKTGNAQHYRYYITPIEIISVMMGGEGEYVRIFEEEIYSKIALKENSDSWEIINPLKGSFQVQVPAYYSFSGNKSDLKGNDDMKIVAYDKKEDAHYVLIEKTLQDNYNLEDSKFELKRIQYEFYNQHNLDSTNTHFNNENFYFTSKSTIGDKKIELKTLMKGNKYYLLGTINASKENTNKFFNSFLFKPTLNNEEYRTFKDTVAQFKIEIPKKQNQHLDFITEKKYYNSTKKKNYFTSTYKNYEFLSSTGNLIELNYNQYHKYESEVSIDSIWKNYRKLITRKNSTETNEDNEHISVLDVIENNDSHSNFAASRWDDIVFRNKKNEPKLTIISENIETDYKTKISTFNALVSKENSKQAIKYKAVFRDGTFYVLKTLVNKEYKNENSFIEKTFNSFTLLDTVYKNSVFDNKLEVFMNDAMSSHDSIRFSALKSIHYLTLKEQDLQKFQYFLSNFKFNNDETEILGDLYEKLGRVKSPKVIPFLESVYKKPNVNTVLQLSVLRALTFQESKEAYKKILSLLEYDLPISDNSYEIKGLFNYFETDLENSQVLFPDIFQFYSIQEYHSPIIEFTNQLISNEMVNSKKLKSFKKMLLTNAKLEVKRLTSWKNKQLIKNEDENSYDNYAPTSDLEDYLNILYSFKKEKTIAELFNKARDLEIDEIDLAIAKLQLKNDKHIENSLALKILANPKIKFRGIQMLYHTKQRELINNFNSEDIAKSAINYFESIDPKKDSLSIYSTKKMRFNSTDIKYYFFKKTSISNDSYNYNKEKITGIAFVTNNDNLVTNAFQVLGDQSYLEEDEIDEIIKKKIDESLNEDHIRVTHGKLSDALEYVEEYEEY
- a CDS encoding DUF3127 domain-containing protein produces the protein MEVTGKIKLINDVQQISASFKKRELVVTTEEQYPQMIMIEFTQDKCDLLNNYNVGEPVKVSINLRGREWINPQGEAKYFNSIQGWRIEKLAAQAPAGNVPPMPAADAFEPATNFNEEEHDDLPF
- a CDS encoding aldehyde dehydrogenase, with the translated sequence METIFKRQQDFFNTNQTKNIEFRKKQLKKLKTVLLNNNSLLNEATFKDFKKSAFENYTTEISLLIHEIDLALSGLSSWSKRKKVATNFANFPAKSYIIPEPLGTVLVIGAWNYPIQLSIAPVIAAIAAGNTIVLKPSEIASHVSKALAKLINFNFEENYFHVVEGGIAETTELLHFKFDKIFFTGSSTVGKIVYQAAAKNLIPVTLELGGKSPTIVAKDANLKMAVKRIVWAKFLNAGQTCIAPDYIFVDESIEKHFLELLKLEIVKANYSIQNDNYVQIINDKNVQRLTRLINTDKVFFGGQVHEKERLIEPTVMHNCTFNDLVMQEEIFGPILPVIKYTNINEVIVKIKSLPKPLSCYVFTESNSVKNTVLNEISFGGGAVNDAIMHISNSNLPFGGVGNSGMGSYHSKYGFDTFSHYKSILDKPTWLEFNFKYSPYTNLKKKLIKLLLG
- the aat gene encoding leucyl/phenylalanyl-tRNA--protein transferase — translated: MYFLTKELYFPPVEETSPEGILAVGGDLSPERLMLAYKSGIFPWFEDDEPILWWSPEERMVLFFDDLKISKSMRSILKKNEFKITFNKDFKAVITNCQQAKRVGQNGTWITDDMINAYCKLHELGYAKSVEVWKNEELVGGLYGIDLGDVFCGESMFSKVSNASKVAFITLAQKLEKANYKLIDCQVHNSHLESLGCVEIDREEFMAILKF
- a CDS encoding flavin reductase family protein; the encoded protein is MLSINPKEIEPAKLQSYLQSAVAPRPIAFASTLDENGTPNLSPFSFFNVFSSNPPILIFSPARRVRNNTVKHTLINVQNTKEVVINIVNYDIVQQMSLSSTEYPDGVNEFEKSGLTMVASDVVKPFRVAESPVQFECKVNDIIALGNQGGAGNLVICEVVKIHIHEAVLDANGMIDQHKIDLVARMGANWYSRSNVGMFEVEKPLSTLGIGVDNVPDFVKQSSIFNGNDLGKLGNIEAIPTEEEIAIFVKENFEIKGILSADDAQKQLKKAKEYLDNNEVLTAWKVLLAKQ
- a CDS encoding sensor histidine kinase — encoded protein: MQFSEKRNISRWFIILASFFIVILILWNTYNFFQIFKVEERTKMELWATAQKTLVNANENTEVELPLQIISANSSSPMILTNSENKIINSNNIDEEVQADSIALSNLLKTLKTENEPIKMELSENNYQLLYYGNSSLLNKLKYYPIALLLIIILFGAVVYNFYRATKMATQNKLWAGMAKETAHQIGTPLSSLIGWLELLKMENIEESTLSEIEKDINRLQTITDRFSKIGSEPVLEKKDFIEETLNSIEYLKSRTSKQVVFTIKVPKEPIYIELNPALHSWTIENLVKNAIDAMKGKGKLDITIEESNNIVKLRIKDSGKGIPKNQFNKVFEPGFTTKKRGWGLGLSLTKRIVQEYHKGRIKVAQSEIGKGTTMQLSFKKP
- the greA gene encoding transcription elongation factor GreA, yielding MSKVSYYTAEGLKKLRDELDHLKSIERPKASQDIADARDKGDLSENAEYDAAKEAQGLLEMKISKMEEVVANARLIDESQLDLSKVLVLSTVKIKNQVNGMEMIYTLVAESEADLKTGKISVTSPIGKGLLGKSVGDVAEISVPNGVIKFDIVEITRS
- a CDS encoding HIT family protein, whose protein sequence is MASIFTKIVNGEIPCYKIAEDENFLAFLDVNPNAKGHALCIPKQEINKIFDMEEDLYMGLMAFSRKVAKALEKTIECKRIGVAVVGLEVPHVHVHLIPLQDMDDMRFQRKVTLKTEEFEDIANRIAKNM
- a CDS encoding DNA-3-methyladenine glycosylase I; its protein translation is MNKNRCAWCEKDDLYRNYHDNEWGKPVYNDATLFEFLILETFQAGLSWHTILKKRENFRKAFDQFDVKKVAAYNDKKLHILIEDTGIIRNQLKIKSAVSNAQAFIKIQEEFGSFSKYIWAFVDGKPIDNKPQTLKDVPATTPLSDALSKDLKKRGFKFVGSTVVYAHMQATGMVNDHVVDCFTRKNN